The following are from one region of the Longimicrobiaceae bacterium genome:
- a CDS encoding Gfo/Idh/MocA family oxidoreductase, protein MSSLTRRDFLRVSAVATAGLATQWSPGYAAAYAGQAETIRVGLIGCGGRGTGAARDCVTSSEGVELVAMGDLFPDRLERSKNQLTRAIGDKFKVTGETSFVGFDAYKQVLATDVDLVILATPPGFRPLHLRAAIDAGKHVFTEKPVAVDPVGVRSVFETSDLAKSKNLAIVAGTQRRHDPKYRETIQRIHDGAIGDIVAGNVYWNQGGLWTAERKPEMSDTEWQIRNWLYFTWLSGDHVVEQHVHNIDVANWVLGGHPIRANGVGGRQVRTGPEYGHIYDHFCVEFEYPNGARITSMCRQQDGTAGYVGEFFIGTRGTSNAADTIRGATAWKYSGEEVNPYQQEHADLIASIRAGQPLNEGRQVAESVLTAIMAREAAYTGQDLTWDQVLNANLKLVPDQVAFGDLPMAPVAMPGVTKLERPMYGHSHEATSQAG, encoded by the coding sequence TTGTCCAGCCTGACCCGCCGCGATTTCCTCCGCGTATCGGCGGTGGCCACGGCGGGGCTGGCGACCCAGTGGTCGCCGGGTTACGCCGCCGCCTATGCTGGGCAGGCGGAAACCATCCGCGTAGGCCTGATCGGCTGCGGTGGACGGGGCACGGGCGCAGCACGTGACTGCGTCACCTCCTCCGAAGGGGTGGAGCTGGTGGCGATGGGAGATCTCTTCCCCGACCGGTTGGAGCGCTCCAAGAATCAGCTCACCCGGGCGATCGGGGACAAGTTCAAGGTCACCGGCGAGACCAGCTTCGTGGGCTTCGACGCCTACAAGCAGGTGCTGGCGACCGATGTCGACCTGGTCATCCTGGCCACGCCTCCGGGCTTCCGTCCCCTGCACCTGCGGGCCGCCATCGACGCGGGCAAGCACGTCTTCACGGAGAAGCCGGTGGCAGTCGACCCGGTCGGGGTGCGCTCCGTCTTCGAGACCTCGGATCTGGCCAAGAGCAAGAACCTGGCGATCGTCGCGGGGACGCAGCGGCGGCACGATCCCAAGTACCGCGAGACCATCCAGCGCATCCACGACGGCGCGATCGGCGACATCGTGGCCGGCAACGTCTACTGGAACCAGGGCGGGCTGTGGACGGCCGAGCGCAAGCCGGAGATGAGTGACACGGAGTGGCAGATCCGGAACTGGCTGTACTTCACCTGGCTCTCCGGCGACCACGTGGTCGAGCAGCACGTGCACAACATCGATGTGGCCAACTGGGTGCTGGGCGGCCATCCCATCCGCGCCAACGGCGTTGGTGGTCGCCAGGTCCGCACCGGCCCGGAATACGGCCACATCTACGATCACTTCTGCGTGGAGTTCGAGTACCCCAACGGGGCGCGCATCACGAGCATGTGCCGTCAGCAGGACGGGACGGCCGGCTACGTGGGCGAGTTCTTCATCGGAACCAGGGGCACGTCCAACGCCGCCGACACGATCCGCGGAGCGACGGCCTGGAAGTACTCCGGTGAGGAGGTGAACCCCTATCAGCAGGAGCACGCGGACCTGATCGCGAGCATCCGCGCCGGGCAGCCGCTCAACGAGGGCCGACAGGTTGCCGAGAGTGTGCTCACCGCCATCATGGCGCGCGAGGCAGCCTACACCGGTCAGGACCTCACCTGGGATCAGGTCCTCAACGCCAATCTCAAGCTCGTGCCTGACCAGGTCGCCTTCGGCGACCTGCCCATGGCGCCGGTGGCGATGCCGGGGGTGACCAAGCTGGAACGGCCGATGTACGGCCACTCTCACGAGGCCACCTCGCAGGCGGGTTGA
- a CDS encoding formylglycine-generating enzyme family protein: MSRIATALVLALISIGCASSGAGAQGDAGAPPPNDANSQWSGQPYTESVPGTTVGLEMVPIPGGTVEVETPRGTQRVEIAPFYMSRVEVPWDVFDVWVFALDEGTQVATGKGEEAVSRPSRPYVLPGRNWGHDGMPALAMTPHAATVFANWLSEKTGHTYRLPTQAEWIYACRANQEEPADLEAVAWYFQNANDRTHPGGSKEANAFGLADMLGNVGEWAIGADGEPILMGGSYDDTADQVRCDAGKKQTPAWNATDPQLPKSEWWLADAPFVGLRLVREP; this comes from the coding sequence ATGAGCAGGATCGCGACGGCGCTGGTGCTGGCTTTGATTTCGATCGGGTGCGCGTCGAGCGGCGCCGGAGCGCAGGGGGATGCAGGTGCTCCCCCACCGAACGACGCGAACTCGCAATGGTCGGGACAACCGTACACCGAATCGGTCCCGGGCACCACCGTGGGTCTCGAGATGGTACCGATTCCGGGTGGGACGGTCGAGGTAGAGACCCCGCGAGGTACGCAGCGGGTCGAGATCGCTCCCTTCTACATGAGCCGTGTGGAGGTGCCCTGGGACGTCTTCGACGTCTGGGTCTTCGCGCTGGATGAAGGCACCCAGGTGGCCACGGGCAAGGGCGAGGAGGCCGTATCGCGGCCGAGTCGCCCTTACGTGCTGCCGGGGCGCAACTGGGGACACGACGGGATGCCGGCCCTGGCCATGACCCCGCACGCCGCCACCGTGTTCGCCAACTGGCTTTCGGAGAAGACCGGCCACACTTACCGCCTCCCGACCCAGGCCGAGTGGATCTACGCCTGCCGTGCCAACCAGGAAGAGCCGGCCGATCTGGAGGCCGTCGCCTGGTACTTCCAGAACGCCAACGACCGGACGCACCCGGGTGGCAGCAAGGAAGCCAACGCCTTCGGCCTCGCCGACATGCTCGGTAACGTCGGGGAATGGGCCATCGGCGCGGACGGCGAGCCCATCCTGATGGGCGGCTCCTACGACGATACCGCCGACCAGGTCCGCTGTGACGCCGGGAAGAAGCAGACGCCGGCCTGGAATGCCACCGATCCCCAGCTGCCCAAGAGCGAATGGTGGCTGGCAGATGCGCCTTTCGTGGGCCTGCGCTTGGTGCGCGAGCCCTAG
- a CDS encoding FAD:protein FMN transferase: MLLSCVSFAASPRRFEYRQIHMGVEARLVFYTADSTRALSAARAAFERIAELDAIMSDYRDDSELMRLVGQPAGSWVPVSEPLWRVLQVAQELARQSDGAFDVTVGPLIQLWREARRARVLPTASELEEARRRTGWHLLELDPERRAVRLARPGMRLDLGGIAKGYAADEALAVLREHGIERALVEFGGDIVVGAPPPGERAWTIRLDDPAGAPPVVPLAHGAISTSGDAVQYVEIGGVRYSHVIDPRTGTPLRGHSAATVITRSGLYSDPLSTLAGVLGEEAGGAFLQRNYPEVTFYIRRLGPTADLR, encoded by the coding sequence ATGCTGCTGTCGTGCGTGTCCTTCGCGGCCTCGCCACGCCGTTTCGAGTACCGGCAGATCCACATGGGGGTGGAGGCTCGCCTGGTCTTCTATACCGCTGACAGCACGCGGGCGTTGAGCGCGGCCCGGGCCGCATTCGAGCGGATTGCGGAGCTCGACGCGATCATGAGCGACTACCGCGACGACAGCGAGCTCATGCGTCTTGTGGGACAACCCGCCGGAAGCTGGGTCCCCGTGAGCGAGCCGCTCTGGCGCGTGCTACAGGTCGCGCAGGAGCTGGCTCGCCAATCCGACGGGGCCTTCGACGTCACCGTCGGACCGCTGATCCAGCTCTGGCGCGAGGCCCGACGCGCGCGGGTCCTCCCCACCGCGAGCGAGCTCGAGGAGGCGCGACGCCGCACCGGCTGGCACCTTCTCGAACTGGACCCCGAGCGTCGCGCCGTGCGGCTGGCACGACCAGGCATGCGCCTCGACCTCGGCGGCATTGCCAAGGGGTACGCGGCAGACGAGGCGCTCGCCGTCCTGCGGGAGCACGGCATCGAAAGAGCCCTGGTGGAGTTCGGCGGCGACATCGTCGTTGGCGCACCCCCTCCGGGCGAACGAGCCTGGACGATCCGGCTCGACGATCCCGCGGGCGCACCTCCCGTCGTGCCGCTCGCCCACGGCGCGATCTCCACCTCCGGTGACGCGGTGCAGTACGTGGAGATCGGCGGGGTCCGCTACTCACACGTGATCGACCCACGCACCGGAACGCCGCTTCGCGGTCATTCGGCCGCTACTGTGATCACCCGAAGCGGCCTGTACTCCGACCCCCTGTCCACCCTCGCCGGCGTACTCGGAGAGGAGGCAGGGGGAGCCTTCCTGCAGCGGAATTATCCGGAGGTAACCTTCTACATCCGCCGTCTCGGGCCCACCGCCGATTTGCGTTAG
- a CDS encoding Gfo/Idh/MocA family oxidoreductase: protein MQNDPMTRRSFVSGMAKTALGFTIVPRHVLGGPGFVAPSDTLNVAMIGAGGMGMSNAYNLVAGGQNIVALADVDMNRVMRDVVGRAQNRDGTVNEVGAKLKAAYEKAKKYSDFRRMLEEQGDAIDAVVVATPDHFHAVAANAAMQLGKHVYVQKPLTYTVHEARVLQETARRTGVVTQMGNQGHSSDTARRVNEWIEAGVLGPVREVHVWTNRPIWPQGVPRPTRELAGEDLGNWGARNLNPQFAAAMAGSFPMPEGLDWDVFIGPSPFVEYHPVYHPFNWRGWVDWGVGALGDMGAHLIDHPFWALKLDLPTTIEATSTPWGPDVDDTPATYPLATLVHYEFAARGDQPPVKMTWYDGGLMPPRPEVLPEDVPLERGGGVIFVGERGILMHETYGENPQIFPLSLREEADRVPETYPRVGMSHEMNWANAAMGNGEATSPFDYAARLTETMLLGLVALRTGQGVKIEYDAASMSVTNKPEANQYLKREYRQGWSL from the coding sequence ATGCAAAACGACCCGATGACGCGTCGCTCGTTCGTGTCGGGGATGGCGAAGACTGCCCTGGGCTTCACCATCGTCCCGCGACACGTGCTGGGTGGACCCGGCTTCGTAGCGCCGAGCGACACACTCAACGTCGCCATGATCGGCGCGGGCGGAATGGGGATGAGCAACGCTTACAACCTGGTCGCCGGAGGGCAGAACATCGTCGCCCTGGCGGACGTCGACATGAACCGGGTGATGCGTGACGTCGTCGGCCGCGCCCAGAACCGCGACGGCACGGTGAACGAGGTCGGTGCGAAGTTGAAGGCGGCGTACGAGAAGGCGAAGAAGTACAGCGACTTCCGTCGCATGCTGGAGGAGCAGGGCGACGCCATCGACGCCGTGGTCGTCGCCACCCCCGACCATTTCCACGCAGTCGCCGCGAACGCGGCCATGCAGCTCGGCAAGCACGTCTACGTGCAGAAGCCGCTCACTTACACGGTGCACGAGGCGCGGGTGCTTCAAGAAACCGCCCGTCGCACCGGTGTCGTCACCCAGATGGGCAACCAGGGTCACTCCTCGGATACGGCTCGACGGGTGAACGAGTGGATCGAAGCCGGTGTGCTGGGGCCCGTTCGGGAGGTTCATGTCTGGACCAACCGGCCCATCTGGCCACAGGGTGTTCCCCGTCCGACGCGCGAGCTCGCCGGCGAGGACCTGGGCAACTGGGGCGCGCGCAATCTCAACCCGCAGTTCGCCGCGGCCATGGCGGGCAGCTTCCCGATGCCGGAAGGGCTGGACTGGGACGTCTTCATCGGGCCATCGCCCTTCGTGGAGTATCACCCGGTCTACCATCCGTTCAACTGGCGTGGCTGGGTGGACTGGGGGGTCGGCGCGCTCGGCGACATGGGTGCGCACCTGATCGATCATCCGTTCTGGGCGCTCAAGCTGGATCTGCCGACCACCATCGAGGCGACCTCCACCCCTTGGGGGCCCGACGTCGACGACACGCCGGCGACCTATCCGCTGGCGACGCTGGTACACTACGAGTTCGCGGCGCGCGGCGATCAGCCGCCGGTGAAGATGACCTGGTACGACGGTGGGCTCATGCCGCCGCGTCCCGAGGTGCTGCCCGAGGACGTTCCGCTGGAGCGGGGTGGCGGCGTCATCTTCGTTGGCGAGCGCGGCATCCTCATGCACGAGACGTACGGCGAAAACCCGCAGATCTTCCCGCTGAGCCTGCGTGAGGAGGCGGATCGGGTGCCTGAGACCTATCCGCGCGTCGGCATGAGCCACGAGATGAACTGGGCCAACGCGGCGATGGGGAACGGTGAGGCTACCTCGCCGTTCGACTACGCTGCCCGGCTGACGGAGACCATGCTGTTGGGGCTCGTGGCGCTGCGCACCGGGCAGGGCGTCAAGATCGAATACGATGCCGCCTCGATGTCCGTCACGAACAAGCCGGAGGCCAACCAGTACCTGAAGCGGGAGTACCGCCAGGGCTGGAGCCTCTAG
- a CDS encoding RagB/SusD family nutrient uptake outer membrane protein, with protein sequence MNKWLMAAPVALALTVGACDDMLTENPKDFLTDDSYYKTPDQIETAVLSAYQPITRGDVWEWQLVIDVELASDHVRIHPDEPNYGTYHPGLLLWEPTTSSAEAPWNGLYTSIYRANLALAKMEEVEFPDPAEKEALAAEAKFIRGYAYLLLTKMYGDVPLLVSEEDHRNYEVARSPVDEVHAQIEEDLLAAEAGLPDTPEQHGRASKAAARMVLADLYQWRSSALGTDQWDKLAEYSKKVIDDPNWGLMDDYLDVFLPETKGNQEVIWMVASSGVEGRTSTNVGCNWLPRELGFGSGGGCEVLGQPTEWFYNSYPEGDYRHEVNYRTEGWSTNTDLGDNGFVKLSWPNVYKYRPTNRGIGGPTDVDFPLYRYAEALLMYAEAQYEMGNVEEATRYVNMVRARARKGTGSESRSAPADLPTVTRDDIYMERGWELAHEGKRWWDLVRRDAMEPGYWANSLIEHDPETAQRGDVSEFRKFLPIPRAEIERNPALEQNPGY encoded by the coding sequence ATGAATAAATGGTTGATGGCCGCCCCGGTGGCGCTGGCGCTCACCGTTGGTGCGTGCGACGACATGCTGACGGAAAATCCGAAGGATTTCCTTACGGACGACAGCTATTACAAGACTCCCGATCAGATCGAGACGGCGGTCCTTTCCGCCTATCAACCGATCACCCGGGGCGACGTCTGGGAGTGGCAGCTCGTCATCGACGTGGAGCTGGCGTCCGACCACGTCCGCATCCACCCGGACGAGCCCAACTACGGCACCTACCACCCGGGCCTGCTACTCTGGGAGCCGACGACCTCGAGCGCGGAGGCGCCGTGGAACGGCCTCTACACCAGCATCTACCGGGCAAACCTGGCGCTGGCCAAGATGGAGGAGGTCGAGTTCCCCGACCCCGCCGAGAAGGAAGCGCTGGCTGCCGAGGCGAAGTTCATCCGGGGCTACGCCTATCTGCTCCTCACCAAGATGTACGGCGACGTGCCGCTGCTGGTGAGCGAGGAGGACCACCGGAACTACGAGGTGGCGCGTAGCCCGGTCGACGAGGTGCACGCGCAGATCGAAGAGGATCTGCTCGCCGCCGAGGCGGGGCTTCCCGACACGCCGGAGCAGCACGGACGGGCCAGCAAGGCGGCCGCTCGGATGGTCCTCGCCGATCTCTATCAGTGGCGTTCGAGCGCGCTAGGTACCGACCAGTGGGACAAGCTGGCGGAGTACTCCAAGAAGGTGATCGACGACCCGAACTGGGGGCTGATGGACGACTATCTCGACGTCTTCCTCCCCGAGACCAAGGGGAACCAGGAGGTCATCTGGATGGTCGCTTCGTCCGGCGTCGAGGGACGCACCAGCACCAACGTGGGCTGCAACTGGCTGCCGCGTGAGCTTGGCTTCGGCAGCGGCGGTGGGTGCGAGGTGCTGGGACAGCCCACCGAGTGGTTCTACAACAGCTACCCGGAAGGGGATTACCGGCACGAGGTCAACTACCGCACCGAGGGTTGGAGCACCAACACCGACCTCGGCGACAATGGTTTCGTCAAGCTCTCCTGGCCAAACGTCTACAAGTACCGGCCTACCAACCGGGGCATCGGCGGTCCGACCGACGTGGATTTCCCTCTCTACCGCTACGCCGAGGCACTGTTGATGTACGCCGAGGCTCAGTATGAGATGGGGAATGTAGAGGAGGCCACCCGGTACGTGAACATGGTTCGTGCTCGCGCCCGGAAGGGGACGGGCAGCGAATCGCGGAGCGCGCCGGCCGACCTCCCCACGGTGACCCGGGACGACATCTACATGGAGCGCGGTTGGGAGCTGGCGCACGAAGGGAAGCGCTGGTGGGACCTCGTGCGGCGTGACGCGATGGAGCCCGGATACTGGGCCAACTCCCTGATCGAGCACGACCCGGAGACTGCGCAGCGCGGTGATGTCTCGGAGTTCCGCAAGTTCCTGCCGATCCCCCGCGCGGAGATCGAGAGGAACCCCGCGCTCGAGCAGAACCCCGGCTATTGA
- a CDS encoding TonB-dependent receptor: MRWTSVLLCAVLLGLPRAGWSQATGAISGTVSSDAGAPLSGASVTVVGTGAAALTGPDGRYTLEGVPAGTHTVRATMLGYGEATQTVTVQAGATATANLTLSAAAVELEGIVAIGYGTTSQRNLTGAVASVSGEDVLTEATPVTAVSNALQGKAPGVQVVTNSGVPGAGSSVRIRGTNSISANSEPLYVIDGIPAVQGTNSEDPTYNPLNEINPNDIESIQILKDASATAIYGSRAANGVILITTKRGQSGADQVRVETSYGWQEISKTINPLTAPQYMELVNEAYTNIGREPRYTQEQIASAQTYNYVDLMTQRAPQQSHSITLTGGDERTRYLISGNYVDQEGILVNTGFERYGLRFNLDRNMSSRFRTGTSLSFARVHQAINRSENGGIGASARGILAAINFDPSLAPKDEDGNWNKRAVLGEQLENPLANMMEIVDVRNEYRGIGNVYAEYDLLDNLVLKTTAGINAHFWRNPYFAPSTIAPGDGANGVAAMGDGYDRQLTSENTATYRREVGAGSLEVLGGFSVQTYQSESSWSEGQGFPTDEIAWHDLGAGAGNRGVDTGYSDWTLISTLGRINYNLLDRYLFTLTGRRDGSSRFGANNKWAFFPSAAFAWRIVDEPFMQDQTLFDELKLRLSYGVTGSQAVAQYQSLSRLSTEFVGIGINDEVVTLRPSSSAPNPDLKWEKQQQFNVGLDMAFLDNRIALTLDAYRSTTSDLLLWVDLPRTSGYVNQLRNLGEVENRGFEVGLSTVNVTTPSFNWRSTLNVSVNRNEVTDLGGVDYIYPGGSRYGWFLDGGQSHIVKVGEPLGTFYGYETDGLWQEGDECYLNNSDECTPGEYKLVDQNGDGVINADDRTILGYADPDFYGGFSNNFTWGPVRLDAFFTFSYGNEVANVSRVFTESATGFLNESERVLDRWTPENTDTDIPRANNARPRRLYGAYIEDGSYLRLSNLTLGYQLPERLLPGVSSAELYLTGQNLFVLTDYTGFDPEVNSIGGDSRLRGVDSGAYPRARTWNIGANITF; encoded by the coding sequence ATGAGATGGACCTCAGTTCTGTTGTGCGCAGTACTGCTCGGGCTACCCCGAGCAGGCTGGTCGCAGGCGACAGGTGCGATCAGCGGTACCGTGAGCAGCGATGCGGGGGCCCCGCTCAGTGGGGCCAGTGTGACCGTCGTCGGGACGGGAGCCGCAGCGCTGACGGGACCTGACGGCCGGTACACACTCGAGGGCGTGCCGGCCGGAACGCACACCGTGCGAGCCACCATGCTCGGGTACGGTGAGGCGACGCAGACGGTGACCGTGCAAGCCGGCGCGACCGCTACGGCCAACCTGACGCTGTCGGCTGCCGCGGTGGAGCTGGAAGGGATCGTGGCGATCGGGTACGGCACGACCAGCCAGCGCAACCTTACCGGGGCGGTCGCTTCCGTGTCGGGCGAGGACGTGCTGACCGAAGCCACCCCGGTTACGGCGGTCTCCAACGCGCTGCAGGGGAAGGCTCCCGGCGTGCAGGTGGTGACGAACTCCGGCGTGCCGGGCGCGGGCTCGAGCGTGCGGATCCGAGGCACGAACTCGATCAGCGCCAACAGCGAGCCGCTCTACGTCATCGACGGCATCCCGGCCGTGCAGGGGACTAACTCGGAGGACCCCACCTACAACCCGCTCAACGAGATCAACCCGAACGACATCGAGTCGATCCAGATCCTGAAGGACGCGAGCGCCACCGCGATCTACGGCTCGCGAGCCGCCAACGGCGTGATCCTGATCACCACCAAGCGCGGGCAGTCCGGCGCCGACCAGGTGCGGGTCGAGACGAGCTACGGGTGGCAGGAGATCAGTAAGACGATCAACCCGCTCACGGCTCCGCAGTACATGGAGCTGGTGAACGAGGCGTACACCAACATCGGGCGGGAACCCCGCTATACGCAGGAGCAGATCGCTTCGGCGCAGACGTACAACTACGTCGATCTGATGACGCAGCGGGCGCCACAGCAGAGCCACTCCATCACCCTTACGGGCGGCGATGAGCGTACCCGCTACCTGATCTCCGGGAACTACGTCGACCAGGAGGGAATTCTCGTCAACACCGGGTTCGAGCGCTACGGCCTGCGGTTCAACCTCGATCGGAACATGAGCAGCCGCTTCCGCACCGGCACGAGCCTGAGCTTCGCCCGGGTGCACCAGGCGATCAACCGGTCGGAGAACGGCGGTATCGGGGCGAGCGCCCGCGGAATCCTGGCGGCGATCAACTTCGACCCCTCGCTGGCCCCGAAGGACGAAGACGGCAACTGGAACAAGCGGGCGGTACTCGGCGAGCAGCTGGAAAATCCGCTGGCGAACATGATGGAAATCGTGGACGTCCGGAACGAGTACCGCGGCATCGGAAACGTCTACGCTGAGTACGACCTGCTCGACAACCTCGTACTGAAGACCACTGCGGGCATCAACGCGCACTTCTGGCGCAACCCGTACTTCGCGCCCAGCACCATCGCCCCCGGTGACGGGGCGAACGGTGTGGCCGCGATGGGAGACGGATACGACCGGCAGCTCACCAGCGAGAACACCGCGACCTACCGGCGTGAGGTCGGAGCGGGCTCGCTGGAGGTGCTGGGCGGCTTCTCCGTCCAGACGTACCAGAGTGAGTCCTCGTGGTCCGAGGGGCAGGGCTTCCCGACCGACGAGATCGCCTGGCACGACCTCGGCGCGGGAGCCGGGAACCGCGGCGTCGACACTGGCTACAGCGACTGGACCCTGATCTCGACGCTGGGCCGCATCAACTACAATCTCCTCGACCGCTACCTCTTCACCCTCACCGGGCGGCGTGACGGTTCCAGCCGCTTCGGCGCGAACAACAAGTGGGCCTTCTTCCCCTCCGCCGCTTTCGCCTGGCGGATCGTGGACGAGCCCTTCATGCAGGATCAGACCCTTTTCGACGAGCTGAAGCTGCGTCTCAGCTACGGCGTCACGGGCAGCCAGGCCGTCGCGCAGTATCAGTCGCTGTCTCGCCTGTCCACCGAGTTCGTCGGCATCGGCATCAACGACGAGGTGGTCACGCTGCGCCCCTCCAGCTCGGCGCCGAATCCGGACCTGAAGTGGGAGAAGCAGCAGCAGTTCAACGTGGGTCTGGACATGGCATTCCTGGACAACCGCATCGCCCTGACCCTGGACGCGTATCGCTCTACCACGAGCGACCTGCTCCTCTGGGTCGACCTGCCGCGGACATCGGGCTATGTCAACCAGCTTCGCAACCTCGGTGAGGTCGAGAACCGGGGCTTCGAGGTGGGCCTGAGCACGGTCAACGTGACCACGCCCAGCTTCAACTGGCGCAGCACGCTGAACGTCTCGGTGAACCGCAACGAGGTCACCGACCTCGGCGGGGTGGACTACATCTACCCCGGTGGCTCGCGCTACGGCTGGTTCCTGGACGGCGGGCAGAGCCACATCGTGAAGGTCGGGGAGCCGCTTGGCACCTTCTACGGCTACGAGACCGACGGTCTGTGGCAGGAGGGTGACGAATGCTATCTCAACAACTCGGACGAGTGCACGCCGGGTGAGTACAAGTTGGTGGACCAGAACGGCGACGGCGTGATCAACGCCGACGATCGCACCATCCTGGGTTACGCCGATCCGGACTTCTACGGCGGGTTTTCCAACAACTTCACCTGGGGGCCGGTGCGCCTGGACGCGTTCTTCACCTTCTCGTACGGCAACGAGGTCGCCAACGTCTCGCGCGTCTTCACGGAGAGCGCGACCGGGTTCCTGAACGAGTCGGAGCGGGTGCTCGATCGCTGGACGCCGGAGAACACCGACACCGACATTCCGCGCGCCAACAACGCCCGTCCGCGTCGTCTCTACGGGGCCTACATCGAGGACGGGTCGTACCTGCGGCTGTCGAATCTGACGTTGGGCTATCAGCTCCCCGAGCGGCTGCTGCCGGGGGTGAGCAGCGCGGAGCTCTATCTGACCGGTCAGAACCTCTTCGTGCTCACGGATTACACGGGCTTCGATCCCGAGGTGAACAGCATCGGCGGCGATTCGCGGCTGCGGGGCGTCGACTCCGGCGCTTACCCGCGTGCCCGCACGTGGAACATCGGCGCCAACATCACCTTCTGA
- a CDS encoding sugar phosphate isomerase/epimerase family protein codes for MSEVNRREFIRSSAAVLLGGSMVSSMSCASGAAESAASGPLFDISLAQWSLHRSLRAGQLDNLDFAGLARSRFGIGAVEYVNQFFMDKARDMAYLGEMKQRAEDAGVRNVLIMCDNEGMLGDPDDARRTEAVENHYKWVDAARFLGCHSIRVNAASRGSYDEQLALAADGLRRLGEYGAEQGINVIVENHGGLSSNGKWLAAVIQRVDMPTVGTLPDFGNFRLSGGNGQPEEWYDRYQGVQELMPYAKGVSAKSHAFDAEGNEVEIDYRRMLRIVLDAGYRGFVGIEYEGEIPEEEGILATKRLLERVREELTPEYRSQA; via the coding sequence ATGTCCGAGGTCAATCGCCGTGAATTCATCCGTTCGAGTGCCGCCGTGCTTCTGGGCGGCAGCATGGTGTCTTCCATGAGCTGCGCGAGCGGAGCCGCGGAGAGCGCGGCCTCCGGGCCGCTGTTCGACATCTCTCTGGCGCAGTGGTCCCTGCACCGCTCCCTGCGTGCGGGGCAACTGGACAACCTCGACTTCGCCGGGCTCGCCCGCTCGCGCTTCGGCATCGGAGCCGTGGAGTATGTCAACCAGTTCTTCATGGACAAGGCCCGGGACATGGCGTACCTCGGGGAGATGAAGCAGCGGGCCGAGGACGCCGGAGTCCGTAACGTGCTCATCATGTGCGACAACGAGGGGATGCTCGGCGACCCTGATGACGCCCGCCGCACGGAGGCTGTGGAGAACCACTACAAGTGGGTCGATGCCGCGCGCTTCCTGGGGTGTCACTCCATCCGCGTGAACGCCGCCAGTCGCGGCAGCTACGACGAGCAGCTGGCGCTCGCGGCCGACGGTCTGCGCCGGCTCGGCGAGTACGGGGCGGAGCAGGGGATCAACGTGATCGTCGAAAACCACGGGGGGCTCTCCAGCAACGGCAAGTGGCTGGCGGCGGTGATCCAGCGGGTGGACATGCCGACGGTGGGCACCCTCCCCGACTTCGGTAACTTCCGCCTCTCCGGCGGAAACGGACAGCCGGAGGAGTGGTACGACCGCTACCAGGGCGTCCAGGAGCTGATGCCGTACGCCAAGGGAGTGTCCGCGAAGTCACACGCGTTCGACGCGGAAGGGAACGAGGTCGAGATCGACTACCGCCGGATGCTGCGCATCGTCCTGGATGCCGGCTACCGCGGCTTCGTCGGCATCGAGTACGAAGGGGAAATCCCCGAAGAGGAGGGGATCCTCGCCACTAAACGCCTGCTCGAGCGGGTCCGGGAGGAGCTCACTCCCGAATACCGTTCCCAGGCATAG
- a CDS encoding cytochrome c, which yields MKLSAGASPLRQWGGTLVIALAALAFATTRAEAQADGAKVFATVCASCHQANGQGVPGAFPPLAESEWVTGDPARLVKIILHGLTGEIDVGGEVYAGMMPPWGGGLNDQEVAAVATYVRSNFGNEASPVTPEVVAAIRKEFASRKTPWTAQELAAK from the coding sequence TTGAAGCTGAGTGCAGGAGCCTCTCCGTTGCGGCAATGGGGAGGGACGCTGGTGATCGCTCTGGCAGCTCTGGCTTTCGCAACGACGCGGGCGGAGGCTCAGGCGGATGGAGCGAAGGTGTTCGCAACGGTGTGCGCTTCGTGCCACCAGGCTAACGGACAGGGAGTTCCTGGTGCCTTCCCGCCCCTCGCGGAGAGCGAGTGGGTCACGGGGGACCCGGCTCGGCTGGTCAAGATCATCCTTCACGGGCTGACGGGCGAGATCGACGTCGGGGGCGAGGTCTACGCGGGCATGATGCCGCCTTGGGGCGGGGGCTTAAACGATCAGGAAGTTGCCGCGGTCGCGACCTACGTCCGCAGTAACTTCGGCAACGAGGCCAGCCCGGTGACGCCGGAGGTGGTGGCGGCGATCCGGAAGGAGTTTGCCTCCCGGAAGACGCCGTGGACGGCGCAGGAGCTGGCTGCCAAGTAG